The following coding sequences are from one Ornithodoros turicata isolate Travis chromosome 1, ASM3712646v1, whole genome shotgun sequence window:
- the LOC135388347 gene encoding thrombin inhibitor hemalin-like, protein MKAILVIALIVCLVAESYAAIPLRQACLLPPETGLCKARIPRYHYSRAAGTCQEFIYGGCGGNANNFRSLRECLAACSDYTPFQGHLRKTPAMKAILVIALIVCLVSVAESYAAILQRQACLLPPEPGRCMAYIPRFHYSRAAGTCREFIYGGCGGNRNNFRSFNECIAACSSTRG, encoded by the exons ATGAAGGCTATCCTGGTGATCGCTCTGATCGTTTGCCTCGTTGCAG AATCATACGCGGCAATTCCACTACGGCAAGCCTGCCTGCTTCCACCAGAGACTGGACTGTGTAAGGCTCGCATCCCGAGGTACCACTACAGTCGGGCTGCTGGCACTTGCCAAGAGTTCATATACGGTGGTTGTGGTGGCAACGCAAACAACTTCAGGTCACTCAGGGAGTGTTTGGCTGCTTGCTCAG ACTACACTCCCTTTCAAGGACATCTCCGCAAGACTCCTGCCATGAAGGCTATCCTGGTGATCGCTCTGATCGTTTGCCTGGTATCGGTTGCAG AATCATACGCGGCAATTCTACAACGGCAAGCCTGCCTGCTTCCACCAGAACCTGGACGGTGTATGGCTTACATCCCAAGGTTCCACTACAGTCGGGCTGCTGGCACTTGCCGAGAGTTCATATACGGTGGTTGTGGTGGCAACAGAAACAACTTCAGGTCGTTCAACGAGTGTATCGCTGCCTGTTCGA GCACCAGAGGTTGA